One region of Eriocheir sinensis breed Jianghai 21 chromosome 36, ASM2467909v1, whole genome shotgun sequence genomic DNA includes:
- the LOC127007635 gene encoding retinitis pigmentosa 1-like 1 protein isoform X22 — protein MFSKFFCKQNIRRAVPGTCLVVGGTGAGASPAKVTLSLQLRGGCWRTTSRKVAVFTFQAASGHASSHALLDLEYLFRCSSKPSASVKICVALRCGGKRVARADLEEFLGQLTRGGRLDSFFLYIHEEKVALQQANQPIPYPATEWLFEGAPRGTHAQVKAEAQEDNDDMDELEDKYKEWKAYLEEVFSPEDGDDIDEVEDYNDNNYQEWKADLEKIFSVDDDDEVAGEATSELREASGEGTEAAGEATSEVEEASDEGTEAAGEATSEVEEASDEGTEAAGKATSEVEEASGEGTEAAGKATSEVEEASGEGTEAAGEATSEVEEASGEGNEAAYEATSEVEEASQNGTMAADKDVPHQGESSSAVTVSATPSTASYAYRSLAVAHRFISRLAGPEDRHLEDLRRSYGVQIVRIKRTLHVKGRRDAVLKCHHSMRAKIAEWRSCDDAEAH, from the exons ATGTTCAGCAAATTCTTCTGCAAGCAGAACATTCGACGTGCCGTGCCCGGCACTTGCCTCGTGGTGGGCGGCACCGGCGCCGGGGCGAGCCCCGCCAAGGTGACGCTCAGCCTCCAGCTTCGGGGAGGGTGCTGGCGAACCACTTCTCGGAAGGTGGCCGTCTTCACCTTCCAGGCGGCGTCCGGCCACGCCTCCTCCCATGCCCTgctggacctggagtacctcttcaggtgcagcAGCAAGCCAAGTGCCAGTGTCAAAATCTGTGTGGCGCTGCGCTGCGGCGGGAAACGCGTGGCCCGCGCTGACCTGGAAGAGTTTCTCGGCCAGCTGACGCGAGGTGGCCGCCTTGACTCTTTCTTCCTGTACATACACGAAGAAAAAGTCGCCCTCCAGCAAGCCAATCAGCCAATCCCGTACCCAGCTACGGAATGGCTTTTTGAGGGAGCGCCACGAGGCACACATGCGCAGGTTAAGGCTGAGGCTCAGGAAGACAATGATGATATGGACGAGTTGGAAGACAAATACAAAGAATGGAAGGCTTACCTCGAAGAGGTATTCTCCCCTGAAGATGGAGATGATATTGACGAAGTGGAAGACTATAATGACAACAACTACCAGGAATGGAAGGCTGATCTCGAGAAGATATTCtccgttgatgatgatgatgaagttgcaggcgaggcgacctccgagttgcgggaagcctctggtgaaggaACTGAGGCTGCAGGCGAGGCAacctccgaggtggaggaagcctctgatgaaGGAACTGAGGCTGCAGGCGAGGCAacctccgaggtggaggaagcctctgatgaaGGAACTGAGGCTGCAGGCAAGGCAacctccgag gtggaggaagcctctggtgaaggaACTGAGGCTGCAGGCAAGGCAacctccgag gtggaggaagcctctggtgaaggaACTGAGGCTGCAGGCGAGGCAacctccgaggtggaggaagcctctggtgaaggaaatgaagcagCATACGAGGCTACGTCTGAGGTGGAGGAAGCCTCTCAAAACGGTACAATGGCCGCAGACAAGGATGTTCCCCATCAAGGCGAATCCTCTTCAGCAGTGACCGTCTCTGCCACGCCCTCCACTGCTTCGTACGCTTACCGCAGCCTGGCTGTGGCTCATAGATTCATCAGTCGCCTTGCAGGCCCCGAGGACCGCCACCTCGAGGATCTGCGGCGCAGCTATGGGGTCCAAATCGTACGGATTAAGCGAACCCTGCATGTGAAGGGCCGCAGAGACGCAGTGCTGAAGTGCCACCACTCCATGCGCGCCAAGATCGCTGAGTGGCGGAGTTGTGACGACGCTGAGGCTCACTAA
- the LOC127007635 gene encoding retinitis pigmentosa 1-like 1 protein isoform X3, translating into MFSKFFCKQNIRRAVPGTCLVVGGTGAGASPAKVTLSLQLRGGCWRTTSRKVAVFTFQAASGHASSHALLDLEYLFRCSSKPSASVKICVALRCGGKRVARADLEEFLGQLTRGGRLDSFFLYIHEEKVALQQANQPIPYPATEWLFEGAPRGTHAQVKAEAQEDNDDMDELEDKYKEWKAYLEEVFSPEDGDDIDEVEDYNDNNYQEWKADLEKIFSVDDDDEVAGEATSELREASGEGTEAAGEATSEVEEASDEGTEAAGEATSEVEEASDEGTEAAGKATSEVEEASGEGTEAAGEATSEVEEASGEGTEAAGEATSEVEEASGEGTEAAGEATSEVEEASGEGTEAAGEATSEVEEASGEGNEAAYEATSEVEEASQNGTMAADKDVPHQGESSSAVTVSATPSTASYAYRSLAVAHRFISRLAGPEDRHLEDLRRSYGVQIVRIKRTLHVKGRRDAVLKCHHSMRAKIAEWRSCDDAEAH; encoded by the exons ATGTTCAGCAAATTCTTCTGCAAGCAGAACATTCGACGTGCCGTGCCCGGCACTTGCCTCGTGGTGGGCGGCACCGGCGCCGGGGCGAGCCCCGCCAAGGTGACGCTCAGCCTCCAGCTTCGGGGAGGGTGCTGGCGAACCACTTCTCGGAAGGTGGCCGTCTTCACCTTCCAGGCGGCGTCCGGCCACGCCTCCTCCCATGCCCTgctggacctggagtacctcttcaggtgcagcAGCAAGCCAAGTGCCAGTGTCAAAATCTGTGTGGCGCTGCGCTGCGGCGGGAAACGCGTGGCCCGCGCTGACCTGGAAGAGTTTCTCGGCCAGCTGACGCGAGGTGGCCGCCTTGACTCTTTCTTCCTGTACATACACGAAGAAAAAGTCGCCCTCCAGCAAGCCAATCAGCCAATCCCGTACCCAGCTACGGAATGGCTTTTTGAGGGAGCGCCACGAGGCACACATGCGCAGGTTAAGGCTGAGGCTCAGGAAGACAATGATGATATGGACGAGTTGGAAGACAAATACAAAGAATGGAAGGCTTACCTCGAAGAGGTATTCTCCCCTGAAGATGGAGATGATATTGACGAAGTGGAAGACTATAATGACAACAACTACCAGGAATGGAAGGCTGATCTCGAGAAGATATTCtccgttgatgatgatgatgaagttgcaggcgaggcgacctccgagttgcgggaagcctctggtgaaggaACTGAGGCTGCAGGCGAGGCAacctccgaggtggaggaagcctctgatgaaGGAACTGAGGCTGCAGGCGAGGCAacctccgaggtggaggaagcctctgatgaaGGAACTGAGGCTGCAGGCAAGGCAacctccgaggtggaggaagcctctggtgaaggaACTGAGGCTGCAGGCGAGGCAacctccgaggtggaggaagcctctggtgaaggaACTGAGGCTGCAGGCGAGGCAacctccgaggtggaggaagcctctggtgaaggaACTGAGGCTGCAGGCGAGGCAacctccgag gtggaggaagcctctggtgaaggaACTGAGGCTGCAGGCGAGGCAacctccgaggtggaggaagcctctggtgaaggaaatgaagcagCATACGAGGCTACGTCTGAGGTGGAGGAAGCCTCTCAAAACGGTACAATGGCCGCAGACAAGGATGTTCCCCATCAAGGCGAATCCTCTTCAGCAGTGACCGTCTCTGCCACGCCCTCCACTGCTTCGTACGCTTACCGCAGCCTGGCTGTGGCTCATAGATTCATCAGTCGCCTTGCAGGCCCCGAGGACCGCCACCTCGAGGATCTGCGGCGCAGCTATGGGGTCCAAATCGTACGGATTAAGCGAACCCTGCATGTGAAGGGCCGCAGAGACGCAGTGCTGAAGTGCCACCACTCCATGCGCGCCAAGATCGCTGAGTGGCGGAGTTGTGACGACGCTGAGGCTCACTAA
- the LOC127007635 gene encoding uncharacterized protein LOC127007635 isoform X35, giving the protein MFSKFFCKQNIRRAVPGTCLVVGGTGAGASPAKVTLSLQLRGGCWRTTSRKVAVFTFQAASGHASSHALLDLEYLFRCSSKPSASVKICVALRCGGKRVARADLEEFLGQLTRGGRLDSFFLYIHEEKVALQQANQPIPYPATEWLFEGAPRGTHAQVKAEAQEDNDDMDELEDKYKEWKAYLEEVFSPEDGDDIDEVEDYNDNNYQEWKADLEKIFSVDDDDEVAGEATSELREASGEGTEAAGEATSEVEEASDEGTEAAGEATSEVEEASGEGTEAAGEATSEVEEASGEGNEAAYEATSEVEEASQNGTMAADKDVPHQGESSSAVTVSATPSTASYAYRSLAVAHRFISRLAGPEDRHLEDLRRSYGVQIVRIKRTLHVKGRRDAVLKCHHSMRAKIAEWRSCDDAEAH; this is encoded by the exons ATGTTCAGCAAATTCTTCTGCAAGCAGAACATTCGACGTGCCGTGCCCGGCACTTGCCTCGTGGTGGGCGGCACCGGCGCCGGGGCGAGCCCCGCCAAGGTGACGCTCAGCCTCCAGCTTCGGGGAGGGTGCTGGCGAACCACTTCTCGGAAGGTGGCCGTCTTCACCTTCCAGGCGGCGTCCGGCCACGCCTCCTCCCATGCCCTgctggacctggagtacctcttcaggtgcagcAGCAAGCCAAGTGCCAGTGTCAAAATCTGTGTGGCGCTGCGCTGCGGCGGGAAACGCGTGGCCCGCGCTGACCTGGAAGAGTTTCTCGGCCAGCTGACGCGAGGTGGCCGCCTTGACTCTTTCTTCCTGTACATACACGAAGAAAAAGTCGCCCTCCAGCAAGCCAATCAGCCAATCCCGTACCCAGCTACGGAATGGCTTTTTGAGGGAGCGCCACGAGGCACACATGCGCAGGTTAAGGCTGAGGCTCAGGAAGACAATGATGATATGGACGAGTTGGAAGACAAATACAAAGAATGGAAGGCTTACCTCGAAGAGGTATTCTCCCCTGAAGATGGAGATGATATTGACGAAGTGGAAGACTATAATGACAACAACTACCAGGAATGGAAGGCTGATCTCGAGAAGATATTCtccgttgatgatgatgatgaagttgcaggcgaggcgacctccgagttgcgggaagcctctggtgaaggaACTGAGGCTGCAGGCGAGGCAacctccgaggtggaggaagcctctgatgaaGGAACTGAGGCTGCAGGCGAGGCAacctccgag gtggaggaagcctctggtgaaggaACTGAGGCTGCAGGCGAGGCAacctccgaggtggaggaagcctctggtgaaggaaatgaagcagCATACGAGGCTACGTCTGAGGTGGAGGAAGCCTCTCAAAACGGTACAATGGCCGCAGACAAGGATGTTCCCCATCAAGGCGAATCCTCTTCAGCAGTGACCGTCTCTGCCACGCCCTCCACTGCTTCGTACGCTTACCGCAGCCTGGCTGTGGCTCATAGATTCATCAGTCGCCTTGCAGGCCCCGAGGACCGCCACCTCGAGGATCTGCGGCGCAGCTATGGGGTCCAAATCGTACGGATTAAGCGAACCCTGCATGTGAAGGGCCGCAGAGACGCAGTGCTGAAGTGCCACCACTCCATGCGCGCCAAGATCGCTGAGTGGCGGAGTTGTGACGACGCTGAGGCTCACTAA
- the LOC127007635 gene encoding retinitis pigmentosa 1-like 1 protein isoform X6, giving the protein MFSKFFCKQNIRRAVPGTCLVVGGTGAGASPAKVTLSLQLRGGCWRTTSRKVAVFTFQAASGHASSHALLDLEYLFRCSSKPSASVKICVALRCGGKRVARADLEEFLGQLTRGGRLDSFFLYIHEEKVALQQANQPIPYPATEWLFEGAPRGTHAQVKAEAQEDNDDMDELEDKYKEWKAYLEEVFSPEDGDDIDEVEDYNDNNYQEWKADLEKIFSVDDDDEVAGEATSELREASGEGTEAAGEATSEVEEASDEGTEAAGKATSEVEEASGEGTEAAGEATSEVEEASGEGTEAAGEATSEVEEASGEGTEAAGEATSEVEEVSDEGTEAAGEATSEVEEASGEGTEAAGEATSEVEEASGEGNEAAYEATSEVEEASQNGTMAADKDVPHQGESSSAVTVSATPSTASYAYRSLAVAHRFISRLAGPEDRHLEDLRRSYGVQIVRIKRTLHVKGRRDAVLKCHHSMRAKIAEWRSCDDAEAH; this is encoded by the exons ATGTTCAGCAAATTCTTCTGCAAGCAGAACATTCGACGTGCCGTGCCCGGCACTTGCCTCGTGGTGGGCGGCACCGGCGCCGGGGCGAGCCCCGCCAAGGTGACGCTCAGCCTCCAGCTTCGGGGAGGGTGCTGGCGAACCACTTCTCGGAAGGTGGCCGTCTTCACCTTCCAGGCGGCGTCCGGCCACGCCTCCTCCCATGCCCTgctggacctggagtacctcttcaggtgcagcAGCAAGCCAAGTGCCAGTGTCAAAATCTGTGTGGCGCTGCGCTGCGGCGGGAAACGCGTGGCCCGCGCTGACCTGGAAGAGTTTCTCGGCCAGCTGACGCGAGGTGGCCGCCTTGACTCTTTCTTCCTGTACATACACGAAGAAAAAGTCGCCCTCCAGCAAGCCAATCAGCCAATCCCGTACCCAGCTACGGAATGGCTTTTTGAGGGAGCGCCACGAGGCACACATGCGCAGGTTAAGGCTGAGGCTCAGGAAGACAATGATGATATGGACGAGTTGGAAGACAAATACAAAGAATGGAAGGCTTACCTCGAAGAGGTATTCTCCCCTGAAGATGGAGATGATATTGACGAAGTGGAAGACTATAATGACAACAACTACCAGGAATGGAAGGCTGATCTCGAGAAGATATTCtccgttgatgatgatgatgaagttgcaggcgaggcgacctccgagttgcgggaagcctctggtgaaggaACTGAGGCTGCAGGCGAGGCAacctccgag gtggaggaagcctctgatgaaGGAACTGAGGCTGCAGGCAAGGCAacctccgaggtggaggaagcctctggtgaaggaACTGAGGCTGCAGGCGAGGCAacctccgaggtggaggaagcctctggtgaaggaACTGAGGCTGCAGGCGAGGCAacctccgaggtggaggaagcctctggtgaaggaACTGAGGCTGCAGGCGAGGCAacctccgag gtggaggaagTCTCTGATGAAGGAACTGAGGCTGCAGGCGAGGCAacctccgaggtggaggaagcctctggtgaaggaACTGAGGCTGCAGGCGAGGCAacctccgaggtggaggaagcctctggtgaaggaaatgaagcagCATACGAGGCTACGTCTGAGGTGGAGGAAGCCTCTCAAAACGGTACAATGGCCGCAGACAAGGATGTTCCCCATCAAGGCGAATCCTCTTCAGCAGTGACCGTCTCTGCCACGCCCTCCACTGCTTCGTACGCTTACCGCAGCCTGGCTGTGGCTCATAGATTCATCAGTCGCCTTGCAGGCCCCGAGGACCGCCACCTCGAGGATCTGCGGCGCAGCTATGGGGTCCAAATCGTACGGATTAAGCGAACCCTGCATGTGAAGGGCCGCAGAGACGCAGTGCTGAAGTGCCACCACTCCATGCGCGCCAAGATCGCTGAGTGGCGGAGTTGTGACGACGCTGAGGCTCACTAA
- the LOC127007635 gene encoding uncharacterized protein LOC127007635 isoform X18 translates to MFSKFFCKQNIRRAVPGTCLVVGGTGAGASPAKVTLSLQLRGGCWRTTSRKVAVFTFQAASGHASSHALLDLEYLFRCSSKPSASVKICVALRCGGKRVARADLEEFLGQLTRGGRLDSFFLYIHEEKVALQQANQPIPYPATEWLFEGAPRGTHAQVKAEAQEDNDDMDELEDKYKEWKAYLEEVFSPEDGDDIDEVEDYNDNNYQEWKADLEKIFSVDDDDEVAGEATSELREASGEGTEAAGEATSEVEEASDEGTEAAGEATSEVEEASGEGTEAAGEATSEVEEVSDEGTEAAGEATSEVEEASGEGTEAAGEATSEVEEASGEGNEAAYEATSEVEEASQNGTMAADKDVPHQGESSSAVTVSATPSTASYAYRSLAVAHRFISRLAGPEDRHLEDLRRSYGVQIVRIKRTLHVKGRRDAVLKCHHSMRAKIAEWRSCDDAEAH, encoded by the exons ATGTTCAGCAAATTCTTCTGCAAGCAGAACATTCGACGTGCCGTGCCCGGCACTTGCCTCGTGGTGGGCGGCACCGGCGCCGGGGCGAGCCCCGCCAAGGTGACGCTCAGCCTCCAGCTTCGGGGAGGGTGCTGGCGAACCACTTCTCGGAAGGTGGCCGTCTTCACCTTCCAGGCGGCGTCCGGCCACGCCTCCTCCCATGCCCTgctggacctggagtacctcttcaggtgcagcAGCAAGCCAAGTGCCAGTGTCAAAATCTGTGTGGCGCTGCGCTGCGGCGGGAAACGCGTGGCCCGCGCTGACCTGGAAGAGTTTCTCGGCCAGCTGACGCGAGGTGGCCGCCTTGACTCTTTCTTCCTGTACATACACGAAGAAAAAGTCGCCCTCCAGCAAGCCAATCAGCCAATCCCGTACCCAGCTACGGAATGGCTTTTTGAGGGAGCGCCACGAGGCACACATGCGCAGGTTAAGGCTGAGGCTCAGGAAGACAATGATGATATGGACGAGTTGGAAGACAAATACAAAGAATGGAAGGCTTACCTCGAAGAGGTATTCTCCCCTGAAGATGGAGATGATATTGACGAAGTGGAAGACTATAATGACAACAACTACCAGGAATGGAAGGCTGATCTCGAGAAGATATTCtccgttgatgatgatgatgaagttgcaggcgaggcgacctccgagttgcgggaagcctctggtgaaggaACTGAGGCTGCAGGCGAGGCAacctccgaggtggaggaagcctctgatgaaGGAACTGAGGCTGCAGGCGAGGCAacctccgag gtggaggaagcctctggtgaaggaACTGAGGCTGCAGGCGAGGCAacctccgag gtggaggaagTCTCTGATGAAGGAACTGAGGCTGCAGGCGAGGCAacctccgaggtggaggaagcctctggtgaaggaACTGAGGCTGCAGGCGAGGCAacctccgaggtggaggaagcctctggtgaaggaaatgaagcagCATACGAGGCTACGTCTGAGGTGGAGGAAGCCTCTCAAAACGGTACAATGGCCGCAGACAAGGATGTTCCCCATCAAGGCGAATCCTCTTCAGCAGTGACCGTCTCTGCCACGCCCTCCACTGCTTCGTACGCTTACCGCAGCCTGGCTGTGGCTCATAGATTCATCAGTCGCCTTGCAGGCCCCGAGGACCGCCACCTCGAGGATCTGCGGCGCAGCTATGGGGTCCAAATCGTACGGATTAAGCGAACCCTGCATGTGAAGGGCCGCAGAGACGCAGTGCTGAAGTGCCACCACTCCATGCGCGCCAAGATCGCTGAGTGGCGGAGTTGTGACGACGCTGAGGCTCACTAA
- the LOC127007635 gene encoding uncharacterized protein LOC127007635 isoform X30 yields the protein MFSKFFCKQNIRRAVPGTCLVVGGTGAGASPAKVTLSLQLRGGCWRTTSRKVAVFTFQAASGHASSHALLDLEYLFRCSSKPSASVKICVALRCGGKRVARADLEEFLGQLTRGGRLDSFFLYIHEEKVALQQANQPIPYPATEWLFEGAPRGTHAQVKAEAQEDNDDMDELEDKYKEWKAYLEEVFSPEDGDDIDEVEDYNDNNYQEWKADLEKIFSVDDDDEVAGEATSELREASGEGTEAAGEATSEVEEASGEGTEAAGEATSEVEEVSDEGTEAAGEATSEVEEASGEGTEAAGEATSEVEEASGEGNEAAYEATSEVEEASQNGTMAADKDVPHQGESSSAVTVSATPSTASYAYRSLAVAHRFISRLAGPEDRHLEDLRRSYGVQIVRIKRTLHVKGRRDAVLKCHHSMRAKIAEWRSCDDAEAH from the exons ATGTTCAGCAAATTCTTCTGCAAGCAGAACATTCGACGTGCCGTGCCCGGCACTTGCCTCGTGGTGGGCGGCACCGGCGCCGGGGCGAGCCCCGCCAAGGTGACGCTCAGCCTCCAGCTTCGGGGAGGGTGCTGGCGAACCACTTCTCGGAAGGTGGCCGTCTTCACCTTCCAGGCGGCGTCCGGCCACGCCTCCTCCCATGCCCTgctggacctggagtacctcttcaggtgcagcAGCAAGCCAAGTGCCAGTGTCAAAATCTGTGTGGCGCTGCGCTGCGGCGGGAAACGCGTGGCCCGCGCTGACCTGGAAGAGTTTCTCGGCCAGCTGACGCGAGGTGGCCGCCTTGACTCTTTCTTCCTGTACATACACGAAGAAAAAGTCGCCCTCCAGCAAGCCAATCAGCCAATCCCGTACCCAGCTACGGAATGGCTTTTTGAGGGAGCGCCACGAGGCACACATGCGCAGGTTAAGGCTGAGGCTCAGGAAGACAATGATGATATGGACGAGTTGGAAGACAAATACAAAGAATGGAAGGCTTACCTCGAAGAGGTATTCTCCCCTGAAGATGGAGATGATATTGACGAAGTGGAAGACTATAATGACAACAACTACCAGGAATGGAAGGCTGATCTCGAGAAGATATTCtccgttgatgatgatgatgaagttgcaggcgaggcgacctccgagttgcgggaagcctctggtgaaggaACTGAGGCTGCAGGCGAGGCAacctccgag gtggaggaagcctctggtgaaggaACTGAGGCTGCAGGCGAGGCAacctccgag gtggaggaagTCTCTGATGAAGGAACTGAGGCTGCAGGCGAGGCAacctccgaggtggaggaagcctctggtgaaggaACTGAGGCTGCAGGCGAGGCAacctccgaggtggaggaagcctctggtgaaggaaatgaagcagCATACGAGGCTACGTCTGAGGTGGAGGAAGCCTCTCAAAACGGTACAATGGCCGCAGACAAGGATGTTCCCCATCAAGGCGAATCCTCTTCAGCAGTGACCGTCTCTGCCACGCCCTCCACTGCTTCGTACGCTTACCGCAGCCTGGCTGTGGCTCATAGATTCATCAGTCGCCTTGCAGGCCCCGAGGACCGCCACCTCGAGGATCTGCGGCGCAGCTATGGGGTCCAAATCGTACGGATTAAGCGAACCCTGCATGTGAAGGGCCGCAGAGACGCAGTGCTGAAGTGCCACCACTCCATGCGCGCCAAGATCGCTGAGTGGCGGAGTTGTGACGACGCTGAGGCTCACTAA
- the LOC127007635 gene encoding uncharacterized protein LOC127007635 isoform X27 gives MFSKFFCKQNIRRAVPGTCLVVGGTGAGASPAKVTLSLQLRGGCWRTTSRKVAVFTFQAASGHASSHALLDLEYLFRCSSKPSASVKICVALRCGGKRVARADLEEFLGQLTRGGRLDSFFLYIHEEKVALQQANQPIPYPATEWLFEGAPRGTHAQVKAEAQEDNDDMDELEDKYKEWKAYLEEVFSPEDGDDIDEVEDYNDNNYQEWKADLEKIFSVDDDDEVAGEATSELREASGEGTEAAGEATSEVEEASDEGTEAAGKATSEVEEVSDEGTEAAGEATSEVEEASGEGTEAAGEATSEVEEASGEGNEAAYEATSEVEEASQNGTMAADKDVPHQGESSSAVTVSATPSTASYAYRSLAVAHRFISRLAGPEDRHLEDLRRSYGVQIVRIKRTLHVKGRRDAVLKCHHSMRAKIAEWRSCDDAEAH, from the exons ATGTTCAGCAAATTCTTCTGCAAGCAGAACATTCGACGTGCCGTGCCCGGCACTTGCCTCGTGGTGGGCGGCACCGGCGCCGGGGCGAGCCCCGCCAAGGTGACGCTCAGCCTCCAGCTTCGGGGAGGGTGCTGGCGAACCACTTCTCGGAAGGTGGCCGTCTTCACCTTCCAGGCGGCGTCCGGCCACGCCTCCTCCCATGCCCTgctggacctggagtacctcttcaggtgcagcAGCAAGCCAAGTGCCAGTGTCAAAATCTGTGTGGCGCTGCGCTGCGGCGGGAAACGCGTGGCCCGCGCTGACCTGGAAGAGTTTCTCGGCCAGCTGACGCGAGGTGGCCGCCTTGACTCTTTCTTCCTGTACATACACGAAGAAAAAGTCGCCCTCCAGCAAGCCAATCAGCCAATCCCGTACCCAGCTACGGAATGGCTTTTTGAGGGAGCGCCACGAGGCACACATGCGCAGGTTAAGGCTGAGGCTCAGGAAGACAATGATGATATGGACGAGTTGGAAGACAAATACAAAGAATGGAAGGCTTACCTCGAAGAGGTATTCTCCCCTGAAGATGGAGATGATATTGACGAAGTGGAAGACTATAATGACAACAACTACCAGGAATGGAAGGCTGATCTCGAGAAGATATTCtccgttgatgatgatgatgaagttgcaggcgaggcgacctccgagttgcgggaagcctctggtgaaggaACTGAGGCTGCAGGCGAGGCAacctccgag gtggaggaagcctctgatgaaGGAACTGAGGCTGCAGGCAAGGCAacctccgag gtggaggaagTCTCTGATGAAGGAACTGAGGCTGCAGGCGAGGCAacctccgaggtggaggaagcctctggtgaaggaACTGAGGCTGCAGGCGAGGCAacctccgaggtggaggaagcctctggtgaaggaaatgaagcagCATACGAGGCTACGTCTGAGGTGGAGGAAGCCTCTCAAAACGGTACAATGGCCGCAGACAAGGATGTTCCCCATCAAGGCGAATCCTCTTCAGCAGTGACCGTCTCTGCCACGCCCTCCACTGCTTCGTACGCTTACCGCAGCCTGGCTGTGGCTCATAGATTCATCAGTCGCCTTGCAGGCCCCGAGGACCGCCACCTCGAGGATCTGCGGCGCAGCTATGGGGTCCAAATCGTACGGATTAAGCGAACCCTGCATGTGAAGGGCCGCAGAGACGCAGTGCTGAAGTGCCACCACTCCATGCGCGCCAAGATCGCTGAGTGGCGGAGTTGTGACGACGCTGAGGCTCACTAA